The following coding sequences are from one Pseudonocardia sp. EC080619-01 window:
- a CDS encoding FAD-binding oxidoreductase — translation MPLDAPVREEFAALLGPADVIDDPVRTRAYECDGLTGNRVVPELVLLPRTAEDVAGCVRICARHRIPFVARGAGTGLSGGALPVADGVVIGLNRLDRVLEIDVENRRAVLEPGVTNLEITAAASPHGLYYAPDPSSQQVCTIGGNVAENSGGAHCLKYGFTTNHVLSIEVVLPDGSVVTLGSDSMEQQGPDLRGVFLGSEGTLGVVTKITVRLLRTPEVMRTLLADFPSVAAGGQVVSDIVAAGIVPAAVEMMDALAIEAAEGATGAGYSLDTPAALVVELDGTVEECDEQFALVKDICDRHGCTRLHVAGSPEERANIWRGRKAAFAAVGRISPDYIVQDGVVPRTRLAEVLERISGMGDEAGLRVANVFHAGDGNLHPLVLFSAADGETERAEHLSAGIAELCVEMGGSLSGEHGIGTDKACSMPKMFGEDDLAVMNRIRAGFDPDHICNPGKLLPTPRLCGEKPGRYRPHPLEEAGLIDRL, via the coding sequence ATGCCCCTGGACGCACCGGTCCGTGAGGAGTTCGCCGCCCTCCTCGGACCCGCCGACGTGATCGACGACCCGGTCCGCACCCGCGCCTACGAGTGCGACGGGCTGACCGGCAACCGGGTCGTCCCCGAGCTCGTGCTGCTCCCCCGGACCGCCGAGGACGTGGCCGGGTGCGTCCGGATCTGCGCACGGCACCGGATCCCGTTCGTCGCCCGCGGCGCCGGGACCGGCCTGTCCGGCGGCGCGCTGCCGGTGGCCGACGGCGTCGTCATCGGGCTGAACCGGCTCGACCGGGTGCTCGAGATCGACGTGGAGAACCGCCGCGCGGTCCTGGAACCGGGCGTCACGAACCTGGAGATCACCGCCGCGGCCTCGCCGCACGGGCTGTACTACGCGCCGGACCCGTCGTCGCAGCAGGTCTGCACGATCGGCGGGAACGTCGCGGAGAACTCCGGCGGGGCGCACTGCCTGAAGTACGGCTTCACCACCAACCACGTGCTGTCGATCGAGGTCGTCCTGCCCGACGGCTCGGTCGTCACCCTCGGCTCGGACTCGATGGAGCAGCAGGGACCGGACCTGCGCGGGGTGTTCCTCGGCTCGGAGGGGACCCTCGGCGTCGTCACGAAGATCACCGTGCGGCTGCTGCGGACGCCGGAGGTCATGCGCACGCTGCTCGCCGACTTCCCGTCGGTCGCCGCCGGTGGGCAGGTCGTCTCGGACATCGTGGCGGCCGGGATCGTGCCCGCCGCCGTCGAGATGATGGACGCGCTCGCGATCGAGGCCGCGGAGGGCGCCACCGGCGCCGGCTACTCGCTGGACACCCCGGCGGCGCTGGTCGTCGAGCTCGACGGGACCGTCGAGGAGTGCGACGAGCAGTTCGCCCTGGTCAAGGACATCTGCGACCGGCACGGCTGCACCCGGCTGCACGTCGCGGGCTCGCCGGAGGAGCGCGCGAACATCTGGCGGGGGCGCAAGGCCGCCTTCGCCGCCGTCGGCCGGATCTCGCCCGACTACATCGTCCAGGACGGCGTCGTCCCCCGGACCCGGCTCGCCGAGGTCCTGGAGCGGATCTCCGGCATGGGCGACGAGGCCGGGCTGCGGGTCGCGAACGTCTTCCACGCCGGTGACGGCAACCTGCACCCACTGGTCCTGTTCTCCGCCGCCGACGGCGAGACCGAGCGGGCCGAGCACCTCTCCGCCGGGATCGCCGAGCTCTGCGTGGAGATGGGCGGGTCGCTGTCCGGCGAGCACGGCATCGGCACCGACAAGGCCTGCTCGATGCCGAAGATGTTCGGCGAGGACGACCTGGCGGTCATGAACCGCATCCGGGCCGGGTTCGACCCGGACCACATCTGCAACCCGGGCAAGCTGCTGCCGACCCCGCGGCTGTGCGGCGAGAAGCCCGGGAGGTACCGGCCGCATCCCCTGGAAGAAGCCGGGCTGATCGATCGACTCTGA
- a CDS encoding FAD-binding oxidoreductase: MTRAAPTTLRPTTPKEVRDAVLDTPGRLAISGAGTARHWAGRPAEVDATLDLSALTGVITHNPGDMTVSVHAGTPVRDLQAELAGHGQRLALDAGRIGRGATVGGLLATADAGPSSLVYGAMRDLVIGTTSVLADGTMVRSGGHVIKNVAGYDMAKLLHGSYGTFGPLVEVVLRLHPVPKATACVAVDGPVADAARHTAAVVSSPLEPIAVEWVSGDPGRLLIRLEGGVDTLPGRVGRLVDLLGDDAREIGDDAWSGHAALTAGQPSTDAPEGAVVRIGCAPARLASLVAELPATGVTAGLATGVATVTVPGAAVAEVHDAVAAVGGTSVLRDRPDALDAPAWGPAPSALALLKAIKTQLDPGARFAPGRFDPWM, translated from the coding sequence ATGACTCGCGCTGCTCCCACCACGCTGCGCCCGACGACGCCGAAGGAGGTCCGCGACGCCGTCCTGGACACCCCCGGCCGGCTCGCGATCTCCGGCGCAGGCACCGCCCGGCACTGGGCCGGGCGCCCCGCCGAGGTCGACGCCACGCTCGACCTGTCCGCACTGACGGGTGTGATCACCCACAACCCGGGCGACATGACGGTGTCGGTGCACGCCGGCACCCCCGTCCGTGACCTGCAGGCCGAGCTGGCCGGCCACGGGCAGCGGCTCGCGCTCGATGCCGGCCGGATCGGCCGCGGCGCGACCGTCGGCGGCCTGCTCGCCACGGCCGACGCCGGCCCGTCCTCCCTGGTCTACGGCGCCATGCGGGACCTGGTGATCGGTACGACGTCGGTACTGGCCGACGGCACGATGGTCCGCAGCGGCGGTCACGTGATCAAGAACGTGGCCGGCTACGACATGGCCAAGCTGCTGCACGGCTCCTACGGCACGTTCGGCCCGCTGGTGGAGGTCGTGCTGCGGCTGCACCCGGTGCCGAAGGCGACCGCCTGCGTGGCCGTCGACGGGCCGGTGGCCGACGCCGCGCGGCACACCGCCGCCGTCGTCTCCAGCCCGCTGGAGCCCATCGCCGTCGAGTGGGTCTCCGGTGATCCCGGACGGCTCCTGATCCGGCTCGAGGGCGGGGTCGACACCCTCCCCGGCCGGGTCGGACGGCTGGTGGACCTGCTCGGCGACGACGCCCGCGAGATCGGCGACGACGCCTGGTCCGGGCACGCCGCACTCACCGCCGGGCAGCCGTCGACGGACGCACCGGAGGGCGCGGTCGTGCGGATCGGGTGCGCCCCGGCCCGGCTCGCGTCCCTGGTGGCGGAGCTGCCCGCGACCGGCGTGACGGCGGGGCTCGCCACCGGCGTCGCGACCGTCACGGTGCCCGGCGCCGCGGTCGCCGAGGTGCACGACGCCGTCGCCGCGGTCGGCGGCACGAGCGTGCTGCGCGACCGGCCCGACGCGCTCGACGCCCCCGCGTGGGGCCCCGCCCCGTCCGCGCTCGCGCTCCTGAAGGCGATCAAGACCCAGCTCGACCCCGGAGCCCGGTTCGCACCCGGCCGCTTCGACCCCTGGATGTGA
- a CDS encoding heterodisulfide reductase-related iron-sulfur binding cluster, which yields MTSTHDTEGTPAGAAETKIPQQGPSAFDDVHPPQRELLDDCVHCGFCLPTCPTYVLWGEEMDSPRGRILLMDLAEKGDIALDGPFTEHIDNCLGCMACVTACPSGVQYDKLLESVRPQIERNVPRTRADKLSRDAIFALFPYKRRLRVAALPGALYQKLRTVPAIRRLTEKLPGRLAAMESLLPPVTVREAFATLPVHTPAVGRRRARVALLTGCVQDVFFHRVNEATVRVLSAEGCDVLVPRDQQCCGALEVHAGREESALDRARRTIARFETLDVDAVVTNVAGCGSSMKDYGHLLADDPDWAERAKAFSASCRDVHEVLADLYARPESDDGGPRAPRTPVTGRVAYHDACHLGHAQGVRNQPREVLRSIPDLQLVDIAEASLCCGSAGIYNMIMPDAAGELGERKAGKIRDAKPDVVVTANPGCLLQIGKYLPDDGFADIPLLHPVQLLDASIRGADVPHR from the coding sequence GTGACCAGCACCCACGACACCGAGGGCACACCCGCCGGCGCCGCGGAGACGAAGATCCCGCAGCAGGGCCCGAGCGCCTTCGACGACGTCCACCCGCCGCAGCGCGAGCTGCTCGACGACTGCGTGCACTGCGGGTTCTGCCTGCCCACCTGTCCCACCTACGTCCTGTGGGGCGAGGAGATGGACTCGCCACGCGGCCGGATCCTGCTCATGGACCTGGCGGAGAAGGGCGACATCGCCCTCGACGGCCCCTTCACCGAGCACATCGACAACTGCCTGGGCTGCATGGCCTGCGTGACGGCGTGCCCCTCCGGCGTGCAGTACGACAAGCTGCTCGAGTCGGTCCGGCCGCAGATCGAGCGCAACGTGCCCCGCACCCGCGCCGACAAGCTCTCCCGGGACGCGATCTTCGCACTGTTCCCGTACAAGCGACGGCTGCGGGTCGCCGCCCTGCCCGGAGCGCTCTACCAGAAGCTGCGCACGGTGCCCGCGATCCGGCGGCTCACCGAGAAGCTGCCCGGGCGGCTCGCCGCGATGGAGTCGCTGCTGCCGCCGGTGACGGTGCGCGAGGCGTTCGCGACGCTGCCGGTGCACACCCCCGCCGTCGGACGGCGCCGGGCGCGGGTCGCGCTGCTCACGGGCTGCGTGCAGGACGTGTTCTTCCACCGCGTCAACGAGGCCACCGTGCGGGTGCTGTCCGCCGAGGGCTGCGACGTGCTCGTGCCCCGCGACCAGCAGTGCTGCGGCGCGCTGGAGGTCCACGCCGGCCGCGAGGAGTCCGCGCTCGACCGGGCCCGGCGCACGATCGCCCGCTTCGAGACCCTCGACGTCGACGCGGTGGTCACCAACGTCGCCGGCTGCGGGTCGTCCATGAAGGACTACGGCCACCTGCTCGCCGACGACCCGGACTGGGCCGAGCGGGCGAAGGCGTTCTCCGCGTCCTGCCGCGACGTGCACGAGGTGCTCGCCGACCTCTACGCCCGCCCGGAGTCCGACGACGGCGGCCCGCGCGCCCCGCGGACCCCCGTCACCGGCCGCGTCGCCTACCACGACGCCTGCCACCTCGGGCACGCCCAGGGTGTGCGGAACCAGCCGCGCGAGGTGCTGCGCAGCATCCCGGACCTGCAGCTCGTCGACATCGCCGAGGCGTCGCTGTGCTGCGGCTCGGCCGGCATCTACAACATGATCATGCCGGACGCCGCGGGCGAGCTGGGCGAGCGGAAGGCCGGGAAGATCCGGGACGCGAAGCCCGACGTCGTCGTCACGGCGAACCCGGGCTGCCTGCTGCAGATCGGGAAGTACCTGCCCGACGACGGCTTCGCCGACATCCCGCTCCTGCACCCCGTGCAGCTGCTCGACGCGAGCATCCGCGGGGCGGACGTCCCGCACCGGTAG
- a CDS encoding L-lactate permease yields the protein MDNVGVLSLLALTPIVVVAILLVGLRWPAKYAMPLGFVAAALIGSLVWGMDTTTILASSIEGLIIAIGLLYIIFGALLLLQTLTQSGALATIRAGFTGISPDRRVQAIIIGWLFGSFIEGASGFGTPAAVVAPLLLALGFPALGAVLVGMVIQSTPVSFGAAGTPVLTGIGQGLSGSGEVEARTALLGLDADGYLTAIGLQVATLHAVAGTLIPLFMVCLLTRFFGENRRFSEGLAIAPFALYAALAMTVPYLLVAALLGPEFPALLGGLVGLALVMFTSSRGFLMPKQVWDFPPRERWLDRWTGTIESGDAGDAETGGPRMRTWLAWSPYVLVAAVLVLSRTVEPVKDALQSITIGPSDILGTGIGEKLEILYSPGAVFLLVCLVTYGMHRMSGRQVATAWRVSGAQLAGAAVALLFALPLVRILINSGADHNATGLASMPLTLAEGAALAVGPAWPILAPWIGALGAFVAGSNTVSNLTFSLFQFATAENLAVDPETVVAAQAVGGAAGNMITVHNVVAASATVGLLGREGDVIRMTIIPTTYYCLLTGGLAFVAIYGVGANAGTVLLTVLLVTLAAIVVGLRRAASRPPVTRA from the coding sequence GTGGACAATGTGGGTGTACTCAGCCTGCTCGCACTCACCCCGATCGTCGTCGTCGCGATCCTTCTGGTGGGCCTGCGCTGGCCCGCGAAGTACGCGATGCCGCTGGGATTCGTCGCCGCCGCGCTCATCGGATCGCTGGTGTGGGGGATGGACACCACGACGATCCTGGCGTCGTCGATCGAGGGACTGATCATCGCGATCGGTCTGCTCTACATCATCTTCGGTGCGCTCCTGCTGCTCCAGACGCTGACCCAGAGCGGGGCACTCGCGACGATCCGGGCCGGATTCACCGGCATCAGCCCGGACCGGCGGGTGCAGGCGATCATCATCGGCTGGCTGTTCGGGTCCTTCATCGAGGGGGCGTCCGGTTTCGGGACGCCGGCGGCGGTCGTCGCACCGCTGCTGCTGGCGCTGGGGTTCCCGGCGCTGGGTGCGGTGCTCGTCGGCATGGTCATCCAGTCCACGCCGGTGAGCTTCGGCGCCGCGGGCACCCCGGTGCTGACGGGCATCGGGCAAGGGCTGTCCGGGTCCGGCGAGGTGGAGGCGCGGACCGCGCTGCTCGGGCTCGACGCCGACGGCTACCTCACCGCGATCGGGCTCCAGGTCGCCACGCTGCACGCGGTGGCAGGCACCCTGATCCCGCTGTTCATGGTGTGCCTCCTCACGCGCTTCTTCGGCGAGAACAGGCGGTTCTCCGAGGGACTCGCGATCGCCCCGTTCGCGCTCTACGCCGCGCTGGCGATGACCGTTCCGTACCTGCTCGTCGCCGCGCTTCTGGGGCCGGAGTTCCCGGCGCTCCTCGGCGGCCTCGTCGGGCTGGCCCTGGTCATGTTCACCTCGAGCCGCGGGTTCCTCATGCCGAAGCAGGTGTGGGACTTCCCGCCGCGCGAGCGCTGGCTGGACCGCTGGACGGGCACGATCGAGTCGGGCGACGCCGGCGACGCGGAGACCGGTGGTCCCCGCATGCGCACCTGGCTCGCCTGGTCCCCGTACGTCCTGGTCGCCGCAGTGCTGGTGCTGTCGCGGACCGTCGAGCCGGTGAAGGACGCGCTGCAGTCGATCACCATCGGGCCGTCCGACATCCTGGGTACCGGGATCGGCGAGAAGCTCGAGATCCTCTACTCGCCCGGAGCCGTCTTCCTGCTGGTCTGCCTGGTCACCTACGGCATGCACCGCATGAGCGGGCGACAGGTGGCGACGGCGTGGAGGGTGTCCGGTGCACAGCTGGCGGGCGCCGCCGTCGCACTGCTGTTCGCGCTGCCGCTGGTCCGGATCCTGATCAACTCCGGCGCCGACCACAACGCAACCGGCCTGGCGAGCATGCCGCTGACACTCGCCGAAGGCGCCGCGCTGGCGGTCGGCCCGGCATGGCCGATCCTCGCCCCGTGGATCGGCGCGCTCGGGGCCTTCGTGGCGGGCAGCAACACCGTGTCCAACCTGACGTTCTCGCTGTTCCAGTTCGCCACCGCGGAGAACCTCGCCGTCGACCCCGAGACCGTCGTCGCGGCGCAGGCGGTGGGCGGCGCAGCCGGGAACATGATCACCGTGCACAACGTCGTCGCGGCGTCGGCGACGGTGGGCCTGCTCGGGCGGGAGGGTGACGTCATCCGGATGACGATCATTCCGACGACCTACTACTGCCTGCTGACCGGCGGCCTCGCGTTCGTGGCGATCTACGGGGTCGGCGCCAACGCGGGGACGGTGCTGCTGACCGTGCTGCTGGTGACGCTCGCCGCGATCGTGGTCGGGTTGCGACGGGCCGCGTCCCGGCCGCCCGTCACCCGCGCCTGA
- a CDS encoding thiamine-phosphate kinase, with translation MTPEGGSEASVSLREVGEFRLIDRVTTGRVQPVTTLLGPGDDSAVVAADDGRVVACTDVLVEGVHFRLDWSSPEQIGRKAAAANLADIAAMGAVPTSLLVGLACPSTTPADRLEQLADGLWAEASSVGAGLVGGDLTSGPVIVVSVTALGSLQGRAPVLRSGAQPGDRVAVCGRLGWSTAGLAVLGRGFRSPAALVNAHRVPEPPYAAGPVAADAGATAMIDVSDGLLADLGHVARASAVALRLRSRAFTVPARLSEIGSALGLDPLRWMLTGGEDHALAATFPSGAALPADWTEIGTVEAPDEEGPTVTVDGRPDDGETGWLHFAKY, from the coding sequence ATCACGCCAGAAGGCGGTTCCGAGGCGAGCGTCTCACTCCGGGAGGTGGGCGAGTTCCGACTGATCGACCGCGTCACCACGGGCCGTGTCCAGCCGGTCACCACACTGCTCGGCCCCGGCGACGACTCGGCCGTCGTCGCGGCGGACGACGGCAGGGTCGTCGCCTGCACCGACGTCCTCGTCGAAGGGGTGCACTTCCGCCTCGACTGGTCGTCGCCCGAGCAGATCGGCCGCAAGGCCGCCGCCGCGAACCTGGCCGACATCGCCGCGATGGGAGCGGTGCCGACGTCGTTGCTGGTCGGGCTCGCCTGCCCCTCGACGACGCCGGCGGACCGGCTCGAACAGCTCGCCGACGGGCTGTGGGCGGAGGCGTCGTCGGTCGGGGCCGGGCTGGTCGGCGGCGACCTGACCTCCGGCCCGGTGATCGTCGTCTCGGTGACGGCGCTCGGCTCCCTGCAGGGGCGCGCACCGGTGCTGCGGTCGGGTGCGCAGCCGGGGGACCGGGTGGCGGTCTGCGGGCGCCTGGGCTGGTCCACGGCCGGGCTCGCGGTGCTCGGGCGCGGGTTCCGCTCGCCCGCGGCGCTGGTGAACGCGCACCGGGTCCCGGAGCCGCCGTACGCCGCGGGCCCGGTCGCCGCCGACGCGGGCGCCACCGCGATGATCGATGTCTCGGACGGGCTACTCGCCGACCTCGGGCACGTGGCGCGGGCGTCGGCGGTCGCGCTCCGGCTGCGGTCGCGGGCCTTCACGGTGCCGGCGCGGCTGTCCGAGATCGGCTCGGCACTCGGCCTGGACCCACTGCGCTGGATGCTCACCGGGGGTGAGGACCACGCGCTGGCCGCGACCTTCCCGTCCGGCGCCGCGCTCCCCGCGGACTGGACCGAGATCGGGACAGTCGAGGCCCCCGACGAGGAGGGCCCGACCGTCACGGTGGACGGCAGGCCCGACGACGGCGAGACGGGCTGGCTCCACTTCGCGAAATATTGA
- a CDS encoding Lrp/AsnC family transcriptional regulator, which produces MVQAYILVQTEVGKAAAVASEIGGLPGVISAEDVTGPYDVIVRAEADDVDELGRLVVARVQNVNGITRTLTCPVVKLN; this is translated from the coding sequence GTGGTGCAGGCATACATCCTCGTCCAGACGGAGGTCGGCAAGGCCGCCGCCGTCGCCTCCGAGATCGGGGGCCTGCCGGGGGTCATCTCGGCGGAGGACGTCACCGGCCCGTACGACGTGATCGTGCGCGCCGAGGCGGACGACGTCGACGAGCTCGGCCGGCTGGTCGTGGCACGGGTGCAGAACGTCAACGGGATCACCCGGACGCTCACCTGCCCCGTGGTGAAGCTGAACTGA
- a CDS encoding DUF3515 domain-containing protein, producing MAGAGSSRISPPVAVAIALPLLLALVVAGLGLYSRVSAGPDTGPLALPPQAAPQASTPQCDAVLGALPAQLPADPAPLGPRELDPAVPGARAWIAEPGPVVLRCGTERPAELGPTSPLIVVNGVDWLPLATPDGALTTTYAAVDRGVYLELSAAAEAGPGPLQAVSDAITGTLPAEPVRVR from the coding sequence GTGGCAGGAGCAGGGTCGTCGCGCATCTCCCCGCCGGTGGCGGTGGCGATCGCACTCCCCCTGCTCCTGGCACTCGTGGTGGCCGGGCTGGGGCTGTACAGCCGGGTCTCCGCCGGGCCGGACACCGGCCCGCTCGCGCTCCCCCCGCAGGCGGCACCGCAGGCGTCCACCCCGCAGTGCGACGCCGTGCTGGGCGCGCTCCCCGCGCAGCTCCCGGCCGATCCGGCGCCGCTCGGACCCCGCGAGCTCGATCCCGCGGTCCCCGGCGCGCGGGCCTGGATCGCCGAGCCCGGCCCGGTGGTGCTGCGCTGCGGCACCGAACGCCCCGCCGAGCTGGGGCCGACCTCGCCGCTGATCGTCGTGAACGGCGTGGACTGGCTGCCCCTCGCGACGCCGGACGGCGCGCTCACGACGACCTACGCCGCCGTCGACCGGGGCGTGTACCTGGAACTCTCGGCCGCCGCCGAGGCCGGCCCCGGGCCGCTGCAGGCCGTGTCGGACGCGATCACCGGGACACTCCCGGCCGAGCCCGTGCGTGTGCGCTGA
- a CDS encoding D-alanine--D-alanine ligase family protein: MSSDRVRVAVVFGGRSSEHAISCVSAGSVLTHLDPERFEVVPVGISRDGAWVTGPSDPRELGISGRELPEVDGTSDALVLPGEPGRGLIRLDAGEALSQVDVVFPILHGAFGEDGTIQGLLEMAGLPYVGAGVLASAVGMDKEFAKKLLRAEGLNVADGIVLRPGTDIGFADRDRLGLPLFVKPARAGSSMGVTRVTDPAGLDAAIAEAREHDPKVLVESAVPGREVECAVLEFPDGSVRASLPAELRYNGEFYDFESKYLDVSELEIPAKLDDEITDSVRWKAVTAFRALDVQGLARVDFFVTDDGHITVNEVNTMPGFTPSSAFPKMWAVTGLDYGELLTTMVETALARGTGLR, from the coding sequence ATGAGTTCCGACCGGGTCAGGGTGGCCGTCGTCTTCGGCGGCCGCAGTTCCGAGCACGCGATCTCGTGCGTCTCCGCGGGCAGCGTGCTGACCCACCTCGACCCGGAGCGGTTCGAGGTGGTCCCGGTCGGGATCTCCCGGGACGGCGCGTGGGTGACCGGCCCGTCCGACCCGCGGGAGCTGGGGATCAGCGGCCGCGAGCTTCCCGAGGTCGACGGCACGTCCGACGCCCTCGTGCTGCCCGGTGAGCCCGGGCGCGGACTGATCAGGCTGGACGCCGGCGAGGCGCTCTCGCAGGTCGACGTCGTCTTCCCGATCCTGCACGGCGCGTTCGGCGAGGACGGGACGATCCAGGGACTGCTCGAGATGGCGGGCCTGCCCTACGTCGGCGCCGGGGTGCTGGCGTCGGCGGTCGGGATGGACAAGGAGTTCGCCAAGAAGCTGCTGCGTGCCGAGGGCCTGAACGTGGCCGACGGCATCGTGCTGCGGCCCGGGACGGACATCGGGTTCGCCGACCGCGACCGGCTCGGCCTGCCGCTGTTCGTCAAGCCGGCCCGCGCGGGGTCGTCGATGGGCGTGACCCGGGTGACCGACCCGGCCGGGCTCGACGCGGCGATCGCCGAGGCCCGCGAGCACGACCCGAAGGTGCTGGTCGAGTCCGCAGTCCCCGGGCGGGAGGTGGAGTGCGCCGTCCTGGAGTTCCCGGACGGCAGCGTCCGCGCCAGCCTGCCCGCCGAGCTGCGCTACAACGGCGAGTTCTACGACTTCGAGTCCAAGTACCTCGACGTGTCCGAGCTGGAGATCCCGGCGAAGCTCGACGACGAGATCACCGACTCGGTCCGCTGGAAGGCCGTCACCGCGTTCCGCGCACTCGACGTCCAGGGACTGGCCCGGGTGGACTTCTTCGTCACCGACGACGGCCACATCACCGTCAACGAGGTCAACACCATGCCGGGGTTCACCCCGAGCTCGGCGTTCCCGAAGATGTGGGCCGTGACCGGGCTCGACTACGGCGAGCTGCTCACGACCATGGTCGAGACGGCGCTCGCCCGGGGGACCGGCCTGCGCTAG
- a CDS encoding PLP-dependent aminotransferase family protein: MDLPLPLDRASGVPLAVQLADALRAAAAGGPVRPGDRLPSTRTLAATLGVSRTVTAAAYDQLLAEGWVQGRVGAGTYVTAVPAGARPTAGGAGPDRAAPPSGPDEHRPPYVLDPGRPCVAALDRTMWRRAWRAAAEPPADDAPRPDGLPGFHTAVALHLLRHRGLTPDDMITTAGTSAAVAELARLLPPGATVAVEEPGYRRAVTALRAAGVRVVGVPVDDDGLVVDAVPAGCAAVYTTPAHQFPTAVRMAAARRVALLERARDEDFLVIEDDYDGELRYDVAPLPLLAALAPGHVVHLGTASKIVSPTLGAGWAVAPPAVLAAWRDLRSRTGTRPAPAGQRVFTALAAHGDLARHLRRLRRELRERRELVLAAADRVGWAASGDPAGAHLVLRGPGEREAVAAAARRGVDVRGLADYHDGGPRTSGLVVGYAAGTRADLEEALDRLTR, from the coding sequence ATGGACCTGCCGCTGCCGCTGGACCGCGCGTCCGGCGTCCCGCTCGCCGTGCAGCTCGCCGACGCGCTGCGGGCCGCCGCGGCCGGCGGCCCGGTGCGCCCCGGTGACCGGCTGCCCTCCACCCGGACCCTCGCCGCGACGCTCGGGGTCAGCCGCACCGTGACCGCCGCGGCCTACGACCAGCTGCTCGCCGAGGGCTGGGTGCAGGGCAGGGTCGGGGCGGGGACCTACGTGACGGCGGTCCCCGCCGGGGCGCGGCCCACGGCCGGCGGAGCCGGGCCGGACCGCGCCGCACCCCCGTCCGGCCCGGACGAGCACCGCCCGCCGTACGTCCTCGATCCCGGGCGGCCCTGCGTCGCCGCGCTGGACCGGACGATGTGGCGGCGGGCGTGGCGGGCCGCCGCCGAGCCCCCGGCCGACGACGCGCCCCGGCCCGACGGCCTGCCCGGGTTCCACACCGCCGTCGCGCTGCACCTGCTGCGGCACCGCGGTCTCACCCCGGACGACATGATCACCACGGCGGGCACGTCGGCCGCCGTCGCCGAGCTCGCCCGGCTGCTCCCGCCCGGAGCGACCGTCGCCGTCGAGGAACCCGGCTACCGGCGCGCCGTCACCGCGCTGCGGGCCGCCGGTGTGCGGGTCGTCGGCGTCCCCGTCGACGACGACGGGCTGGTCGTCGACGCCGTCCCGGCCGGTTGCGCGGCCGTCTACACCACCCCGGCGCACCAGTTCCCGACCGCGGTGCGGATGGCCGCGGCCCGCCGCGTCGCGCTGCTCGAACGGGCCCGGGACGAGGACTTCCTGGTGATCGAGGACGACTACGACGGCGAGCTCCGCTACGACGTCGCGCCGCTGCCGCTGCTCGCCGCGCTCGCCCCCGGCCACGTCGTGCACCTCGGCACCGCCAGCAAGATCGTCAGCCCGACACTCGGGGCGGGCTGGGCGGTCGCCCCGCCCGCGGTGCTCGCGGCGTGGCGGGACCTGCGCTCCCGGACCGGGACGCGCCCGGCACCGGCCGGGCAGCGGGTGTTCACCGCGCTCGCCGCGCACGGTGACCTCGCCCGGCACCTGCGACGCCTGCGCCGAGAGCTCCGGGAACGCCGCGAGCTGGTGCTCGCGGCGGCGGACCGCGTGGGGTGGGCCGCGAGCGGCGACCCGGCCGGCGCGCACCTCGTGCTGCGCGGTCCCGGCGAGCGGGAGGCGGTGGCCGCCGCCGCGCGGCGCGGCGTCGACGTGCGCGGGCTCGCGGACTACCACGACGGCGGACCCCGGACGTCCGGCCTGGTCGTGGGCTACGCCGCCGGTACCCGCGCGGACCTGGAGGAGGCGCTGGACCGGCTCACCCGGTGA
- a CDS encoding pyridoxamine 5'-phosphate oxidase family protein → MTLSPTTRSTLGRKRDRAATDRAALHAVLDEGLVCHLGFVRDGAPVVLPTAYGRDGETLYLHGSTGARWLAGDELPCCVTVTHLDGIVHARAVMHFSMNYRSAVVHGSARRLTGADERWHALRTIVEHLTPGAWDHARRPDRRELAATAVFALDLTEASVKTRSGPPSDDEADVTADLAWSGVVPVRTVTGVPERAPDLPEHHTLPAHLAGRVHRDG, encoded by the coding sequence GTGACGCTCTCCCCCACCACCCGGAGCACTCTCGGCCGCAAGCGGGACCGGGCCGCCACCGACCGCGCCGCACTGCACGCCGTCCTCGACGAGGGTCTCGTCTGCCACCTCGGCTTCGTCCGCGACGGCGCACCGGTCGTCCTCCCGACCGCGTACGGCCGCGACGGCGAGACCCTCTACCTGCACGGCTCGACCGGTGCCCGCTGGCTCGCCGGCGACGAGCTCCCGTGCTGCGTGACGGTCACCCACCTCGACGGCATCGTGCACGCCCGCGCCGTCATGCACTTCTCGATGAACTACCGCAGCGCGGTCGTGCACGGGAGCGCGCGCAGGCTCACCGGCGCCGACGAGCGGTGGCACGCCCTGCGGACGATCGTCGAGCACCTCACTCCCGGCGCCTGGGACCACGCCCGGCGGCCGGACCGCCGGGAGCTCGCCGCGACCGCGGTGTTCGCCCTGGACCTCACCGAGGCGAGCGTGAAGACCCGGTCCGGCCCCCCGTCCGACGACGAGGCCGACGTCACCGCCGATCTCGCCTGGTCCGGTGTGGTCCCGGTCCGCACCGTCACGGGAGTGCCCGAACGTGCGCCCGACCTGCCGGAACACCACACGCTCCCGGCGCACCTGGCGGGCCGGGTTCACCGGGACGGGTGA